AAGCAGGACCTTTTGAAAAGCTATGGGTAAGGTATACAAATGGTAAAGGTGGTTCCGAACCCTTTTGTCGATACGCGAATACTCCCCCCTATATCATGAATGATGCGCTGGCATACGGATAAACCCAATCCGGTTCCTTCCGGTTTTGTCGTAAAAAACGGATCGAAAATTTTGTCGATTACAAAAAGCGGTATCCCCGGCCCCGTATCGTGAATGTCGATATTGACCCGCTTCTCTTCCCGGTCCACACGCTCCGTAATCGTGAGGCGCCCGCCGTCCACCATCGCTTCGATGCCGTTTTTACCGATGTTCAAAAATACTTGCTTCAGCAGCTCGCGATCGGCTATCACCTTAGGCATTGGATACGAAGCCTCGTAATGCACCACCACCCCGTGCAAAATCGCTTCATTATTGATGATAGGCAAAATGTCGCGCAGCACCTGGGATATGTCGACTTCTTCGAAGGACACGTTTTTCGGCTTGCTGAGCAGCAAAAGTTCGTTGACGAGCTCGTTGATCCGATTGATTTCCGTAAGCATGACATTGGTGTATCCACTCTCTTTGTCCATCCCTTGGTCCTGGAACGTCTTGCGCAGCACCTGCAAAAACCCTTTGATCGATGTAAGCGGATTCCTGATTTCATGCGCGGTTCCGGCGGCAATTTGCCCGATCATGGCAAGCCTGTCGCTCCTCTGTACCTGCTGCTCCAACGATCGAAGATTGGTCACATCTTTGAACATGATATAAGCGCCGACGATTCGGCCTGATTGATCGCGAAGCACATTCGAGTCGAGCAGCAGCTCGTAGCGCTCCTGATTGTGTGTCCAGGAGA
The window above is part of the Paenibacillus hamazuiensis genome. Proteins encoded here:
- a CDS encoding ATP-binding protein, which gives rise to MKDVNLGVLLIDTEFKLIDISDMACRLLGLIRERVLHLPVDEIFASVPPEHRFVERTVLDGVVVRNHAVSWTHNQERYELLLDSNVLRDQSGRIVGAYIMFKDVTNLRSLEQQVQRSDRLAMIGQIAAGTAHEIRNPLTSIKGFLQVLRKTFQDQGMDKESGYTNVMLTEINRINELVNELLLLSKPKNVSFEEVDISQVLRDILPIINNEAILHGVVVHYEASYPMPKVIADRELLKQVFLNIGKNGIEAMVDGGRLTITERVDREEKRVNIDIHDTGPGIPLFVIDKIFDPFFTTKPEGTGLGLSVCQRIIHDIGGSIRVSTKGFGTTFTICIPYP